A segment of the Acidimicrobiales bacterium genome:
TTCGGTCCCGTGGGTGTAAGCGACGACCGCCGGCCGCAGGCACCGGACCGAAACCTCGCCATGGATCTCGTGAGGGTGACCGAGGCGGCCGCTATGGCTGCTGCCCGCTGGATGGGCCGGGGGGACAAAGACGGCGCAGACGCGGCCGCAGTAGACGCGATGCGGATAGTCCTCGGTGGAGTACCGATGGACGGCGTGGTGGTGATCGGGGAAGGCGAGAAGGACGAAGCGCCGATGCTCTACAACGGGGAGCGAATCGGCGACGGAACGCCGCCTGAGGCGGACATCGCAGTCGACCCGATCGACGGCACGACCCCCACCGCGCTCGGCCGGGGGGGCGCCCTGTCGGTGATCGCAGTCAGCGATCGGGGGACGATGTTCAATCCAGGGCCGTGCGTTTACATGGAGAAGTTGGCCGTCGGGCCGGAGGCCGCCGGAAAGGTGAGTCTGGAGCAGTCGCCGACTGACAACATCCGCGCCGTGGCCGAGGCAAAAGGCGAATCGGTTCGCGACGTTACGGCGATCATTCTCGATCGCCCGCGCCACAAGGAGTTGATCGAAGAGGTCCGTTCGACGGGCGCACGGATCCGCCTGATCACCGATGGCGACGTCGCCGGCGCGATTGCAACCGCGTGGCCCGATTCAGGGGCTGACATCCTGTTCGGCGTTGGAGGAACTCCGGAAGGCGTGATCGCTGCCGCATCATTGAAATGCATGGGCGGCGAGCTCCAGGGACGGCTCTGGACCCGCGACGACGCCGAGCGACAGTCCGCGATCGACGCGGGTTACGACATCGATCGGGTGCTGTACCTCGATGACCTGTGTCGCGGAGACAACTGCTTCTTCGCCGCCACCGGCATAACCGATGGCGAGTTGCTGCGTGGAGTCCGGTACGACTCTCGAGGAGCCACAACGGAGTCTCTTGTGATGCGGTCCAAGTCGGGGACGGTTCGCCGGATCGTCGCCAATCACCGAATCAGGAAGCTCGCCCAGTACGCGTCCGTTGAGTTCGA
Coding sequences within it:
- the glpX gene encoding class II fructose-bisphosphatase, coding for MGVSDDRRPQAPDRNLAMDLVRVTEAAAMAAARWMGRGDKDGADAAAVDAMRIVLGGVPMDGVVVIGEGEKDEAPMLYNGERIGDGTPPEADIAVDPIDGTTPTALGRGGALSVIAVSDRGTMFNPGPCVYMEKLAVGPEAAGKVSLEQSPTDNIRAVAEAKGESVRDVTAIILDRPRHKELIEEVRSTGARIRLITDGDVAGAIATAWPDSGADILFGVGGTPEGVIAAASLKCMGGELQGRLWTRDDAERQSAIDAGYDIDRVLYLDDLCRGDNCFFAATGITDGELLRGVRYDSRGATTESLVMRSKSGTVRRIVANHRIRKLAQYASVEFE